The stretch of DNA CCGCCCATAATAACCAGCACGAGTGCTGGCCCGCTGTGCATTGCGTTCATAGCGCTTGGCCTGGCACAATGCTTCCGCTTCGGCATCCAGCAGACCGTTCAGCGTTTCTTCAACGCTCTGCCGGACAACCTCGGACACATGTGACCGTAATTCCTGCTCATCCACTGCGATAACCGGAACTTTCTTTTTCTCAAGCTCCTTGATACCTTTCATCCGTAGCCCTCCTTGTTGCTTGGGTGGTTTTGCTTAACCAAAGCCTAACCAACTTGGCGGGCTACTTCCATTTTTTAAATGTGCGAAAAATACCGTACGTTATCCAGGCCGCCCCCCTGACCACGCAGTATTACAGCCTGGATCTGCCTCCCGACTGGGTGGTGGTCAACGGCCCGGTCAAACTACAGGGCGCGGTGCAGGTGCTGCTGGGACAAAAAGACCACAAGGCCTCGGCCCTCATCATTGCGGGCCCGGCCCAGCCCGGCGAGGCCGAGCAGGCCGCCAGGGCCAACGCCCGTCGCCTGGGCGGCAACGAACCCGTGCGCCGCGCCGACGGGCAGTGGGAGTTCGCCTTCATCCAGGAGGGCGTCAAAGGCCTGGGGCTGGCCAGAGAAGACCCCGCCGCCAGACTTCTGCTTATGCTTGTGGTCAGCGGCGACGCCGCCCGCGCGGACTTCGTCTACCGCATGCGCGGCCCCTACAAAGCCCTGCTGCCCGTGGCCCCGGAGAAGCGCTGAGAAGTTGGGAGAGGGGGGGCGTTTTTTGTGGGGGAAAAGGAAACTTTTGAGCGCTGCTGTCTTTGCCCGTAACTAGCGCTGCTGTCTTTGCCCGTAACTTCCTTCGTCGTAACGGGCCAAGCTCCTCCGTCGTAACGGGCCAAGCTGACCAAACGTTTCCTCCCCCCACGCCCCGCCCCCCCTTTCTTCCCGGCAACGCCGCGGGCGCGGCCAGGATAAAAAAAGGGGGCCGCACGGCCCCCCGAAAAAAGTTTGTGGGGGCACGGCCCCGGCAGGGTTATCCCTTGGCTTTTTTGCCGGCCATCTGGTAGCGCTTCTGGGCGGAGAGCTCCAGCTTGCGCAGGCGGATGGACTGCGGGGTCACCTCTACCAGCTCGTCCTCGCGCACAAAGTGCAGGGCGTGCTCCAGGGTCATTTTTTTCACCGGCGTGAGGATGACGTTTTCGTCCTTGCCCGCGGCGCGCAGGTTGGTGAGCTTTTTCCCCTTGGTGGCGTTGACGTCGATGTCGTTTTCCCGGTTGTGCTCGCCCACGACCATGCCTTCATAGACAGGGTCGCTGGGTTCCACAAAGAGCACGCCGCGCGGCTCCAGGTTAAACAGGGCGTAGGCCACGGCGCTGCCGGCCCTGTCCGCCACGATGGAACCGGTGTAGCGGGTGGGAAAGTCGCCGCGCCAGCGGTCATAGCCTTCCAGGTAGGAATTCATGATGCCGGTGCCCTTGGTGTCCGTAAGAAATTCGTCCCGGTAGCCGATCAACCCGCGCGACGGCACGGAAAACTCCAGCCGCACCCGGC from Desulfovibrio legallii encodes:
- a CDS encoding transposase — protein: MKGIKELEKKKVPVIAVDEQELRSHVSEVVRQSVEETLNGLLDAEAEALCQAKRYERNAQRASTRAGYYGR